The Castanea sativa cultivar Marrone di Chiusa Pesio chromosome 4, ASM4071231v1 sequence GCACACACTAGCACACACCTCATGTTTACACACACCTCTGCCTTTGCATGCCTTTACTTCCCCAATTCAAATATCCCACCCTTGACCCACACCACCATGGTTTTGAAATCCGGACCGTTCAATGAACCATAAAATAGAGAGgtttaaggtttttgaggtcgGACCAAGGTCGAACCGTGAtaacgtcataattaattttataattatttaaaatataaataaatatattaaattagtaaaaaaatgaaaaaaaaaagactaaaatagTCCAAGTAAATATAGAATTCtatctttcaaatgtatttttttatataacaacTTTCATaaggtaaataaaaaataagaaatcctaagcaaacataataaataaaacatataacAATATCATATGTGATCTACTAATTAtcaacaagaaattattaatttacatTGTAATATTTACATAACATTTACATTATAAACTAAATGAATGtgtacaatatatattttttaaatgtaaatatattcaatattgtaCACTTTATATAAAATGTGcaataatttgattacaatatCAACCAATAATTATTTTGCAAGAAACATGgttgatttataaaaattactgttgaagtaaacaaataataaaccactggaatcaaatttaaatctaacataaaatattgctaaaatattaaaaaggtGAGTTGATGAAGTCAAAAGCTGCCATGGTACACAAATATCAACAaaactaataattaaatataacaaatactggtgaaaatctaaatttttgtgGTCTTGATAAAGTGTGGTACACAAAGTGGCAGGCGTAATTTCCTAAGCTAGAAAGTGGAAACTAATTTTACCAAATGGATAGATGGGCTTCAGGTCTTCAACAAGCAAATGACAGAATGAGACGAGAGTTCTcagcaaagaaacaagaacAGTGAGAGACATTGATCACTGGTCGTCGACTGGAGGCTGCAGAAGACAAGGATTGAAGCCGTGACTATTGTCGGACGACTTCTGATTTTAGGTTTTGCTTTAGCTTTACCATTTGATGATTAAGGCGGACGGATATTTTGTATTGGGTTTtggttggttttatttttattattttttttggagaatatgTTTGGGTTGGGCCTGTTGGGTATTTGTTTAGGAttgatgttgggctttttttttttttttttttttttttaaatttttggcttgctctgttacaattttttttttttcaaattctctattacatttttttaaaaaaaagattttagttcaaaatttgtttggcataaaaattttgagagtgtttctattatttttttttaagggtaaacaaataaaaaatttaagttattatatataattctttttttcaagtCAAGGTATTCCCAAGAACACCCTGATCTCaatgtggcgccgccactgaAAGGTAGTTGAAAAGTACATAGGGCCATgcatagtaccaaaaagtgcaatgaggctcatgaatagtaccaaaaataagttaaatagtaaaaaaactaACATTTTAAGCAATCCCAAACCCACATTGCAAAAAtgatttttgccaatttattttacgattcagcttatttttctactattcatgggtctcactatattttttagtactatttatgggtcctactatactatttcagctaaattttatttttatctacattactttcaataaaaaagtgtttttgCAGATCCCTAAACGGACACACAATTTtaacttatttagctgaaaatgaaaactttttgctgaaaatagtATGGATAAAGCTAACAATTAGTAAATAGTACAGTGGAATTCATAAATAGTTCTAAAAAATGCAATGGAACCcataaattttagcaaaaacaaaCTAAATAGTAGCAAAGATAAGCTAAACAAGAAAAGAAGTTGGCTTTTTTAGCCAATCTCAAACGCAACCTGCATATTCATATTTACTATTTGGTGAAAGatttaagaaagaaatggaGAATTTTAGTTTCTAATAGTTGTAGAACATACAACATATGCCTTCTTATAGTTGAGAGAGTGTTGGAATCTACTGTAGtttcagcaaattttttttaattttagcaaaataaattgaTCCCAAATGGACACACAGTTTTAATATATTTAGTTGacactgaaaactttttgtcgAAAGTAgtgtagataaagctaaaagttagCCAATAGTACAGTAGAATCCATGAATAGTTCTAAAAAATGTAATGAAACCCATGattagtagcaaaaataagcaaaatagtaaaaaaaatctgGCTTTTTCAGCCAATGCCAAACTCAACTTGCATTTTCATATTTACTGTTTAGTGAAAGATTttagaaagaaatagagaattTCAGTCTTTAAGAGTTGTAGAACATACAACATATGCCTTCTTGTAGTTGAGAGAGTGTTGGAAATCATGGCACAAGCATCAAGGCGACTGAAAGGTCACTAGTATGAATACTAGAATGACTTTAGAttcccaattttaaaattacggCTAAATTGCTTTTAATTTACTTTAAACAATGCGGAATAAGAGAAATTAATGCGCAATCAACTGGGGCTGCTAACTAGTGCATGGATAAACATAATTGACAAAGATTGGCATGACCCCAATGCTTCCTAAATGCTCAAAATCAGCTCTCTACACTCTAAATGAGTGTGGATTGTGTTTGGGCTAAGTTCCTCTCATAGGATATGGAAATTAAGAGGGAAGAGAGTGAAGAAAACTTAgagaaatgtgtagatgattgttgGTTTGGAATCTCTAACTCTCCAATgaatttttagggttttctatttgaaacaTTTCTTACAATTTTGTAGATAATGTGGGTTTTTATAGGGTGggtaaagaaagaaaggaaacacACAAAATTCTAGCTGTCAATGGCTTTCGTGAGTTGGCCAAGTCGCAAGCTTGTCACGAGATGCCTCTAACACTTAAGTCGTTTGAACTTCCAATATGTGCTTCTTACGTGGCTTTTCACAAGTTGTAGCAGTCGCGAGCGAGTCATAAGCAACTCACGAAATCCCCTGTTCTTCATAGTTCTTTGCCAAATTGAACATTATGCTCATTACATTTAATCCTACAAGAATATAGgtaaatgattgaataaattacaatcaaatttgatatGGAATTAATGCCAACATACAAGAAttgaaaatcacaactttacagtgacaatatcaaaattgcatgaaatttgaaCTGTTGAAAGGAAATGGTCATTTGATTAGAACATGTGACTATGCCCCCAAGGTTCACCCTAATTAATTTTGGCAAATTCCTTTGTTAAGGCCTTGTAAATAgtgattttttcatttttagtaatatctatttttcttaataataacttttagtttaaaattcaGAATCACGTCTGTGTTTGGGATgttagtttcaatttttgtaattatctcattttgttttggtaaaaattactattttgccACCAAATTATGTGATTAATataaattagggttttctgACCGTTTTTTTAGTTGCCataagttttctttttactctttaAATGCATTGTAGTCTTCAAGGAAATTTCATTTTCagattaataaatatttagACTTTTGTCAATTGCTTCTCTTTGGTGGATTCTGAAACCTTATCACCTTGTGGACTTAAAGAATCCCTTGTGGATTCGAGATTTTCATTTAGAGTTAACATGTTTAGTTTCCTTCCATTCAGAAAGCAAAATGTTTATCTTCTTGTCGATTTGTATCTATCTATGACTAGTGTCAGAGATACCCTGTGGTAAACATAGTGTCTTTAGTGTCAATTAGAGGAAGTTATAGTTAGAACATTGGCTCGGTATGTGACTCATTTCTTGTTCTTTGTTGCTTGGGAATTGAACTAGAGTTgttgcattttatttatttatttatttaggacTTGGTCCAATTCTCCTGTTTCAATtagaattataaataattaaacactATTTCTTAACAATTTAAGGTTTTAGGGcaattggtaatttgttatgATATAAAAGCAAAAGGTCTTGAGTCTAGCCTCACACGTGAGGGAGAgtgttgaaattttaattaaatgattaaatccaCAATTTCCTAACAACTCTACTTGTTAGACTCCACTTATAACGGGGGGTCTAGCTTCACACGTGAGGGAGAgtgttaaaattataattaaaggCAGAAATGCATTTTTCATCCTTACATTTTGACTCTATTCTCATATTGGTCCCTACTTTATATTTTACCACATTTAGTCCCTATTTTGAAAAACGCCATCCGTTTTGGTTCCTACCGTCAGTTCCCTAATGGAAATATCCTACGAGGCTAACGGAGTATACTTTTTGGCACTCAAACACCtacgtggccattaaaataataataaaatttgttattttgcatttaaataATACCATGTTagcattttaaatattaaaaaaaaagccacattgGAAAACAATTAAATCAAAATTCTAaacttatgattttttaaaattaaaattaaagaattaaaataaaattttcctttctttttattattttgtttgaagAACTTGAATTAACCAAAACataattattctaaaaaaaaaaaaaaattcagataagATTAATTTTGTAGCAGatatcttatattttattttaaaaaatttggcaaTCAAACAGAAAATCACATTGTCACATCTtccccaaactctctctctctcagtttcattaaattttactttttctgtggatctctctctcaaatggaGGTTGCTGATCGATGTAGGTCAGGGTTTGGAGGTTTCATATTGTTGGGTTTTGCTAACCGCTGATTGACGGGTTTTGATCTAGGATTTTCTTGAACTTTCTTGGTAACCAAACACAACGTTAGAACTCAAGCTCATATAAACTTTCAGCCCACAATCTGACCCAACTCATATTTTCCGAGCTCTCTCTACAAAAATCTCCAAGAACAAATGGAAATCTCTCAAGCTCTCTCTCTATGGGATGACTGAAGGTGTTGGaccattttgaattcaaaacagAGGCCCACAAGAGGCCTGGATTTTGGGGTAGCTTGAATTTAAATCCAATAAGGTCTAAAGATTCTCATGACATCAAAATCAAGGCATAGAATATCGAGACAATTACCCTccaagaacaaaacaaaaggcaataaAAATACAGAATATTGATACGAGTACCCTCGAGGAACAAAACAGAAggtaataaaaaggaaaaaatacaCCCTGTTATgggtgtatgtttctctcctctcACAGCTGTGGGTCTCACTAGCTTGTGAGAAGGATTAACCATACACCCGTAATAGGGTATACTTCTTCAATGAAAACAGCCTAATGAGTGTTCACTCATGATTTCGTAGTCAATACAAAGGCAAGCAATAAAACAACACTAGCAAGACCAACAATCCAAACAAGGTCTTTGGGGAGGAACAGAGCTATCATTATTACAAACGCTAAGCCAGCAGCAAAAGATCCCATCCTCCCAAAAATTTCTGCGACATATGGCTTCCTATGGCTTAGCAAGATAGCTATCATGCAACAAATGTAACCCACCAAGTTACAAAGCACAACAAAAACTAGTAGATCCTTAGTTAAGGAAGATATGCTACTGAAACGGTATGCAATGATAGAAGTAGTGGTTTGAGCGATGACTGCTATGGACGTCTTCGTTGGTCCAGGAAATTTCACAATCGGTCTCAAGTTCCTgtctccacctccacctccacctccttCTCTGCCTTCAACACTTCGATTGGCTTGTAAAGTATCAGTCACAACTTGAGAAGCCCACTCTATTTCTTTGATCATCGGAAATGGATCGCAGTTGTACTGTTCAGTTTTTCTGGTCACTGATAGAAATGGATCAGCGTCCCACTTCATTTCTTGGGTTTTAGGAAATGGATTTGCATTGGAAAGTTCTAGTTCCGAGTTTGATGGCTCCAAAGCATTACTTTCTGTAGTCATGATGGATACAATAATCCAAATTAATTGATTGATGAGGATGTGCAAATTAGTTCTGGTTTGTTACTAGTTTAAGGTTTTAGCTAGGGCCATTATTTATGAAGTCAAGAATTAAAGTGACAAAGTGAAATTTCTTCGCAAGCACCACGTCCCACCAGCGCAATTAcatccaattctaaaaaattcAACTCAGAATTGAAAGAATATGAATAAGGACGATAGAGAttatatgtgaaaaaaaaaaaacttacgaaTATTATTTTCCAATTCTATTGACTTGTTAGTCTTTTCAACACGCGGAATGACATCACATCAATATAATTTCTTGCAAGTTTCTTTTCGACGACATTGCAATGAATTGCATTTGCATTGCCATACAATTTCCCTCGTTATAGTTATTGAGTCAATTCAAAGTCATTTCTTTTTGACGAAATTGCAGTGGATGTCATTGCTATACAATCTCCTTTATTATAGAATTAGCGTTGGTTTGGATACGGATtaattttgctttgttttgcgttttcacgtttttttttttttttcactactgCACGCATCAGGGGGACAAATTTCACCGTTCATGCTACTGTTCATAAACAATAACTGTATATATTTGACTTTTCAGCCCCTTTTCATCACACCCGTgagtcccgtgcactgttcacgagacacacaaacttcacttttcagcaactttttcattaaaaatgggttccgCGGcactattcatatatttaaaaattattttgttacagtgttttcagttttcagctgtattcaaacggacccttagagTTAGTGAATCAATTCCAAGTCAATGCTTTCATACTAGACAGAtggcttttatttattttttgctgaggAAAGACACATGAAATGTCCTATCCATGTGATGTGATTATATAAAATCCGTAACTCTCCCAAGATCTTCTCATTCATGCAAGCCATGTTCTAGTTTGACATACCAGAGCTCTTTCAATAGGTTTACAGCTAGTTCGCTGAGGATAGGCAGCATAAGGAAGAAGAGCAGTCCGGGCTTGGAAAGGGGTCATTTGAAATGCTCCGGACAACGTCCGAAGCCTTGGGGCGCAACCATTTTGACAGAAGGGATTAGGAGCTCGAGCGCCTACGGAGATTGGTGAGGGATTTGGAGTTGGAATCGAGGGGTAGGCATCGGGGAAAGGACCATAAGGAACGAAGGGAAAGGTCGGCTAGTGTCGGGGACCACCGTGTAGCAGGGTCCCATCAATCCGAGTCTCATCGGCACTGCGATCGCTCACGAGAATATGTAGACTGTGATTCGGCTTCCTCGGATGGGGGGCAACCTCGAAATTTGGCCATGGACCCGATGAGCTAGGCGTTACGTCGAGCTGCCCAATCACCATTCTCAAGAGATATTGAAAGCGCACCAATGCCGAGTAGATTCACATGACCGTTGTTCAACTCTTGTGATGGAAAGACAGACCTGGTGGAACATGTATGCCACTACATTCAAATGATGTCTTTGCACGCTCAAAATGATGCGCTAATGTGTAAAGTGTTTCCCTCGAGCCTCGGCCCCACCACtttgagatggttcaatggttTAAGGAAAGACTCGATCCATAGTTTTTCCAAATTGATCTAGGAGTTTGGCGTACGATTCATTACCTGCAACCGAGTCCCGCAGCCCATGGACACATTGTTGTTAAGGAAAATGGGGGCTAGGGAGACCCTCTGCAATTATGCTAACCGGTACTAGGAACTGTACAAAGAGATTGGCAGGGGTATTGAAAAAATCATGGCGAGTACTTTTTGAATGGGGTTGCTTGAGGATTCTGGATTGTGGGAATCGTTGACAAGGAGGCCTCCCGAGGACATGAGGTAGTTGATGAGATGCATCAAGGAGTATAAATGGTTGGAAGATGATCGGTTACAGAGTAAGGGCAAGGCCCTGGTCATAAATCATCCTTGGCATATCGGCTTTCAATCAAGACCCCGACAGGATTTAAGAATTCAAGAACTAGGGCCGCAAATGGGAGAGGTGAATGTAGCCTTCAGGGAACTGGGACACAGAATTGTGGATCAAATCAAGAATGAGCCATATTTTAAGTGGCAAAACAAGATAGTGGGAGACCCATCCCGGAGAAATCAAAACTTGTATTGTACTTACCATAAAGACAAGGGGCATACCACTGAGCAATGCATGGTGTTAAAAGATCATTTAGAGCAGTTGGTGAAAGCGGGGTGTCTGAAAGAGTTTATAGTGGAGCCAAGAGATCAAGAAGCCGGGCAGGCAGCTCGGTTGCACGAAAATCCTCTCCCACCCTCTTTGGGGGTAATATAAGTCATCCATGCAGCTCCAAAAGGCGCTTAGGTGTCTAGGAGAAGGAGGGTATTGGCTGTGGTAGTGGCCAAAATTTGCACAGGAGAGCCCCGCTGGGAAGAAGTTGAGGTACACTCAGCAGCCTATTGCTTTTGATGACGATGATATGAAAGGCACCATTCAGCCACACGAAGATGTTTGGGTGGTTACAGCCCGCATAAACGGTTTCATAGTAAAGAGGGTAATGATAGATTAGGGGAGCGGTGCAGATGTAATGTATCCAGACCTATACAAGGGGCTTGGTTTGAAGAAGGAAGACCTGTCCAAGTATGATACGCCTTTGATAGGGTTTGACGGCCATATGATAATTCCAGAAGGATAGATTTCATTCCCTGTAAGTATGGAGGGTAAGGAGGTGATCGTAACGTTCATAGTGGTTGCTTCTTTCTCCCCATACACTACGATCCTCAGAAGGCCGTAGATTCATGTCATGGAAGCCGTGCCGTTCACTTTGCATGTGAAGGTCAAGTTCCATACCGAGAAGGGAATAGCTGTGATAAGGGGCAATCAACAAGTAGCTAGATAGTGCTTAATGGCCGCGGCTAGCCGAGGAACTGGGCAAAAGGAGTCAACTGAGGAAAACCCTTTATAGCAACTACAAGAACCCCAAAAGGAAATGGGGGCTAGCTGTGCCGAGGACTTGGTGAAAGTAAAGATTATGCCGAATTACAAAAGAAGTTTTCTGATAGGGGCAAGTTTGAAGGACGGAGAGAAGGTGGAGTTGTTGTTTTTTCTTGTACAGAACATAGACGTATTTGCTTGGAGTCTATACAAGGTGCCCAGGGTTGACCCTAAGTTTATAGTCCACAAACTTAACATGGACCCTCTGCACCCTTCTAAGAAGCAGAGGCCAAGAAGATCAGCTAAAGAGCACGTCGAAGCCCTCAGACAAAAGGTTGGGAAGTTGAAAGAAGCCGGGGCCATAAAGGAGGCATTCTTTCCAGAATGGCTTGCAATCACTGtggtagtaaagaagaagaatgacaaGTGGAGGGTTTTTGTtgactttactgacttaaaccAAGCATGTCTGAAGGATCCATTCCCGATGCTGAAGATtcatcaactggtagatgccaTGTATAGGCATCCaaggatgagctttttggacaCTTTTCAAAGTTGTCACTAGATTTCCCTTGCAAGTGGAGGGTTCAGATTGAAGAATGCGGGAGCCATTTATCAACAaatgatgatgaggatgttTAGGGATATGATCGGGCGTACGGTCGAGGTATACATTGATGACATAGTGATAAAAAGCAAGCAAGAGGGGCAACATATTGACAACCTTAAAGAAGTGTTTGAAATACTCCGATGACACCAGCTGCGCCTCAATGCCAATAAGTGCGCCTTCAGAGTAGGGGCCGGCAAGTTCCTAAGCTATTTTATCACTAAACGGGGAATCAAAGTTAACCTCGATTAAATTAAAGCCATGAAACATCTAAAACCGCCGAGCAGTCCGAAAGAggtccagaaattgaccggcaTGTTAAATGCCCTTAACTAGATTATTTCTAAGTTTGCTGATCGGTACCGACCATTTTATCAGCctttgaagaagtggaaaaGGTTCCAGTGGAACGAAGAATGTGACAaagccttccaagacttgaaagAATATCTTAGGCGAGCACCAATGTTGATAGCCCCGAAGTCGGTAGAAGATTTAAACATGTACCTCTTAGTATCCAAGCATGCCACGAGCGCAATGTTGTTGAGGGATAAAGGTGTACAGCTACCAATATACTATATAAGCAAAGCATTTGTCGACGCTAAGACGAGGTATTTGCCGCTAGAAAAGTTGGTGCTAGTACTCGTACACTCCACCCGAAAATTGCCCCATTACTTTCAAGCTCACACCATCTATGTCCTGATCAAGTACCCTCTACAATCATGGTTGAGGAGATCTGACTTTATGGGgaggatagctaagtggggGACTTGATTAGGCTCTTTTGACATTAGATACAGGCCAAGAAGTTTGGTGAAGGGTCAGGTTCTCGTCGATTTCATCGCCGAGTTCTCACCGAAAAGATTGGAGATGGCCTGCCATGTAGAAGTCATCTCGTGGAAGGTATTTGTGGACGGCGCGTCCAACGCGGTAGGGGGTGGAGCTGGAATCGTAGTTATCACCCCGGAAGGAATA is a genomic window containing:
- the LOC142632355 gene encoding uncharacterized protein LOC142632355 produces the protein MGASCAEDLVKVKIMPNYKRSFLIGASLKDGEKVELLFFLVQNIDVFAWSLYKVPRVDPKFIVHKLNMDPLHPSKKQRPRRSAKEHVEALRQKVGKLKEAGAIKEAFFPEWLAITVVVKKKNDKWRVFVDFTDLNQACLKDPFPMLKIHQLVDAIYRPRSLVKGQVLVDFIAEFSPKRLEMACHVEVISWKVFVDGASNAVGGGAGIVVITPEGIKLEYSFKLGFKASNNEAKYEALLVRLRVVSDLGAKEVEVYSNSRLSPFVSDNGLRFDSKAFREFCNNLGIRNQYSTLVYPQSNGQAEATNKAIVNGLKKRLEGAKGKWAYRTTLRRSTRETPFSLTFEAEAVIPAEVNLCSARVTGFTPAENEELIFQKLKLLEEHREAATIQLAEYQQKLPRRYNKSVRRREFTVGNLTLQKVVGKT
- the LOC142632354 gene encoding uncharacterized protein LOC142632354 gives rise to the protein MGEVNVAFRELGHRIVDQIKNEPYFKWQNKIVGDPSRRNQNLYCTYHKDKGHTTEQCMVLKDHLEQLVKAGCLKEFIVEPRDQEAGQAARLHENPLPPSLGESPAGKKLRYTQQPIAFDDDDMKGTIQPHEDVWVVTARINGFIVKRVMID